GCGCGAGGCGCAAGGGCTCCGGATCTGTCGAGGCGACTACCGGGAGGCCGTTTCCCTGGATGCCGCGTACGGCGGCGGGGAGATACTCTTCTTGATCAGCGGACTGAATCTCGGCCGACGAGTTTCCGAGCACCGGACTGCGATTGCTGCAGCGCAGCGGGCTGGCATTCGCCATATCGTGTACACCTCGGTGGGAGGCGTACAGCCGAATAATCCGGCCCTGTCGGCCAAGGACCACTATCAGACTGAGCTTGATCTGCGAGCGTCAGGTCTGACATATACAATTCTCAGGAATTCTCTCTATTCTGAGATTGTAAGCAACGTTCTTCTTGCGCCTGCAGTAGCAAGTGGGTTGATGGTGCAGGCAACGGGCTATGGCTTCCTTGCGCCAGTCGCGAAGCAGGATGTGGTACGTAGCGCTGCTACTTGTCTGCTACAGGCCGAGCGACATGCCGGTGCCGTTTACGAGATCACCGGCACCGAATTGCTGAACTTCCATGACATCGCGGTGATCGGTTCGGAAGTGCACCGTACCCCTGTCAGGTATGTCCCGGTGTCGGCCGAAGACCGTCTCGCCTTCTTCGATTCCGTGGGGATTCCTCGAACCTATGACCCGAACATGCCGCCGAGCGCGGACGGGCACATGTGGGCCAGCGACGAATTGGTATCAGCTGAAGTTGCCATCGCCGAGGGGTACCAAGCCATCCTGTCTCACCACGTGGAGCACATCACGGGGCAAGACGCCGAGTCGCTGCGATCTGTGACGGAGCGTTGCAAGTCATTGCGCTACGACGAGACGGATGCGGCTGTTTCGTAGCCGGTCCGATCCCCCGTTTAGCCTCGATCTTTCGTGACGGCTCACTTGTTCAACGACCCTGTTGGCGAATTCATGGCGCGTAGCATTGTCGGCTCCTGGGACTGGTCCTCGGGGGCCGATGCCGTGGCGGGTTGGAGGTCGACGACGTCGTTGTGGCTCAGGAATACGGGAGACGTGCCGGTGGAGACGGCTCGAGTCGCGAAGACCGCGTTCCCCAAGGGGAGTCTGGTGATCCGCGTCCGCGATGAGCTGGGGGTTCTGTTCGCCGACGAGGAGTTCGCGGACCCGTTTCCCGTGCGTGGCCAGATCGCCGGGTCGCCAGGGAGTGATGCGGATTCTTGAATCAGATATCGCCATCAAGGTGTCGTCCAACTGCAGGTAACGGCAGCCGAGTTCGTGCACGCCGCGGATCTGGGCCGCGTAGGCGTCAGTGAGGTCGGACCAGAGGTCATCGAGGTCGGGGTAGACGGACGCGTCGATCGCGGAGCGCCCGCCTCGGTAGTGGACCATGCTCGGCGAGAGGATGGTCAGTTTCGGTGTGACACCGTCGGCGACGGCGTCACGGAGGAAGGCGAAGGCGTCGCCGAAGATCGTGTGGTCGAGTCGTACGGTGCCGTCGATGCGCGTGGAGGGCGGCGCGAACTCGATGTCGCCGTCCTCGTTGTGGAAGCGGACGTGCAGCGACTCGTCCTCGACGCGGCTGATGCCGCCGAGGGCGTAGATGAAGTCCATGTGCCAGGAGGCGCGGCGGAATTCGCTGTCGGTCGCACTGCGCAGCCCGGCTTCCCGCTGCATCGCGACGACCTCACGGACCGCCTCGTCCTCGGCCGCGGTGAGTGCGGTACCGTCGATCTTCCCTGCGGCATGCTCCTCCCTGGCCTGGAGGAGCGCGGACGGACGGA
The DNA window shown above is from Streptomyces sp. NBC_01445 and carries:
- a CDS encoding NAD(P)H-binding protein — protein: MGRIVISGASGDLGRRVTDLLLNADPHLELTLVTRTPENLRQREAQGLRICRGDYREAVSLDAAYGGGEILFLISGLNLGRRVSEHRTAIAAAQRAGIRHIVYTSVGGVQPNNPALSAKDHYQTELDLRASGLTYTILRNSLYSEIVSNVLLAPAVASGLMVQATGYGFLAPVAKQDVVRSAATCLLQAERHAGAVYEITGTELLNFHDIAVIGSEVHRTPVRYVPVSAEDRLAFFDSVGIPRTYDPNMPPSADGHMWASDELVSAEVAIAEGYQAILSHHVEHITGQDAESLRSVTERCKSLRYDETDAAVS